A region of Armatimonadota bacterium DNA encodes the following proteins:
- a CDS encoding carboxyltransferase domain-containing protein — MRFKRLGEGCLILQGLDSPAHAAELFESVEGVLECVPAFDQLAIFFDPDSNALGLLEPVLEGSAGQPALLLQNGGEQPEGLPPASSHVLPASYDGPDLEECANALNITPHQLVELHASATFTVEAIGFCPGFPYLSGLPANLSGLPRRPTPRPQVGPGSIAIVGNQSCIYPLPRPGGWNLIARTPLVLVDPEEGFFPISVGDTLRFEPVDIHEFNRLEGERL; from the coding sequence ATGCGGTTCAAGCGCCTCGGCGAAGGTTGCCTCATTCTACAAGGCCTGGACTCCCCTGCGCACGCTGCTGAACTGTTTGAATCGGTTGAAGGCGTTTTGGAATGTGTTCCGGCGTTCGATCAACTGGCCATTTTCTTCGACCCAGATTCGAATGCACTCGGCCTTCTGGAGCCGGTTTTGGAGGGATCGGCCGGGCAGCCGGCGCTCCTACTCCAAAATGGGGGGGAGCAACCTGAGGGGCTGCCGCCGGCATCATCCCATGTCCTCCCGGCCTCATACGATGGCCCGGACCTGGAGGAGTGCGCCAACGCCCTAAACATAACTCCCCACCAATTGGTGGAGCTCCATGCGTCGGCCACCTTCACAGTGGAAGCCATCGGGTTTTGCCCGGGGTTCCCATACCTTTCGGGACTCCCGGCCAATCTCAGCGGGCTTCCCCGGCGTCCGACCCCCCGGCCCCAAGTCGGCCCCGGAAGCATTGCCATCGTCGGCAACCAATCGTGCATTTACCCCCTTCCCCGGCCCGGCGGTTGGAACCTTATTGCCCGCACCCCGTTGGTTTTGGTCGATCCGGAAGAAGGTTTCTTCCCCATTTCCGTTGGCGACACGCTGCGATTCGAGCCGGTTGACATCCATGAGTTCAACCGATTGGAGGGGGAACGCCTGTGA
- a CDS encoding LamB/YcsF family protein yields the protein MKTIDLNADLGEGISWEGELLDLVTSANVCCGAHAGSPETTRATVEACLARGIRVGAHPGYPDPSHFGRRTLHALDMKSRDVAHHLAKQVGLIPEAAYIKPHGALYNDSATSFGGSRNPEAWQALGEDGDSWQDMDDTLVPAAFLLKFVFVKYQLPLMGLSGTYHEEIAWFSGHPLIREGFIDRRYGENGLLLSRSHPDALILNPGEAADQALRLAETCDSLCIHGDNPESPRILACVRGELERAGYSVKAP from the coding sequence GTGAAAACGATCGACCTCAATGCAGACCTCGGCGAGGGCATCTCCTGGGAAGGAGAGTTGCTGGATCTTGTTACCAGCGCGAACGTCTGTTGCGGGGCCCATGCCGGGTCGCCCGAGACCACGCGCGCCACGGTAGAAGCGTGCCTCGCCCGAGGCATCCGGGTTGGTGCCCACCCGGGCTACCCTGATCCCAGCCACTTCGGCCGTCGAACCCTCCACGCCCTAGACATGAAGTCTCGGGATGTCGCGCATCACCTAGCCAAGCAAGTTGGACTCATTCCGGAAGCGGCATACATCAAACCCCATGGAGCCCTCTACAACGATTCGGCAACCAGTTTCGGGGGCTCCCGCAATCCCGAGGCTTGGCAAGCGTTGGGAGAAGATGGCGATTCTTGGCAAGACATGGACGACACCCTCGTCCCCGCTGCGTTCCTATTGAAATTCGTTTTCGTCAAATACCAGCTCCCCCTCATGGGGCTATCTGGCACGTACCACGAGGAGATCGCGTGGTTTTCCGGACACCCTTTGATCCGCGAAGGCTTTATCGACCGCCGATACGGTGAAAACGGCTTGTTGCTTTCCCGCTCCCACCCGGATGCCCTGATCCTCAACCCTGGGGAGGCCGCCGACCAGGCGCTGCGACTGGCCGAAACCTGCGATTCCTTGTGCATTCACGGGGATAATCCGGAATCCCCAAGGATCCTCGCTTGTGTCCGTGGTGAATTGGAGCGCGCCGGATATTCGGTGAAGGCACCGTGA